The nucleotide window ATTCATTAACCTGCCTTCTATTTGTTGAGGAGCTATGTACTTTCCGTTAGATGTTTTATACAAATCTTTTATACGCTCAGTAAGCACGATACCGTCGTTTTCTGTAATATAACCAGCATCGCCTGTTCTGAAAAAACCATCAGAGGTAAACGCTGCGGCTGTAGCTTCTGGTTTCTTATAATATTCTTTCATAACACTTGCAGCTCTCACTTGGATTTCATTATCTTCGCCTATGCGCACTTCTGTGTCGGGCATTATCTTTCCTACAGTGCCTAATTCAAATCCTATATTTGGGAAACAGCATACGGTAGCCGTTGTTTCTGTTAATCCATAGCCATATATAATAGGTATGTTTACAGATTGTAAAAAGATATTTATCTTATCAGAAAGAGCTGCACCAGCAGTCGGGAATATTAGACCGTTTTCTATACCTATTACTTTTTTAAGCATATTGAAAACAGTTTTGTTGTAGAAGTTAAACTTAGTTCTTAGCAACCAAGGAGCCTTGATGCCTTTGTTTCTGTATTCTAAATTGTGCTTTTTGCCAGTCTTTATAGCGTCAATAAATATAGCTCTTAGTATTGGTCCTGAGCTATTTATTTTATCTTGAACTCCAGCGTAAACTTTTTCCCAGAAACGAGGAACGCTACACATAGCTTGAGGTCTTAACTCTTTAATATATGTCTGAATTTCTTTTGGGTCGAAGCTTATCGCAAGGGAGCAGCCTCTATGTAAACAATATATCGACCAGGCTTTTTCAAATATATGTGTCATAGGAAGAAAGCATACAGAAGAAAATCTTTTAGGTAAGTAGTTTAGCCTTATGTCGTGAGTTCGCATAACCGCAAGATAGTTAGAGTGAGTTATAACAACTCCTTTCGGTTCGCCTGTAGTTCCAGATGTATATATAATGTGAGCCGTATCTTCCGCTTTTACTTCCTTCCTTCTTTTTTCGACAGAAATCATATCTTGTGAATTTCTGTTTTTAGGAGAGCAAAACTGTTCGAAGAACATAGATGTTTTATCATCTTCGGCTAATTTAACTTTAGGGTCTATGATTATAAGTTGTTTTAAGAACTTGCTATTCTTTAATACTTGGTAGGCATTGTTGTATTGCCATTGTTCTCCAACAAATAAAATTTCTATTTCGGCATCATTTATAATGTATTCAACTTGAGGCACAGACGAAGTTGCATACATAGGAATCATAACGGCTTTATTCGCAAAAGCACCGAAGTCAACATAAATACATTCGGCAGTGTTTTGACTATATATACCTATATTATGTTCTGGTTTTACTCCTATATGACACAAAGCCTCTGCTACGGTATTTACTTTTTTGTTTAACTCATTCCAAGATATGGAATGCCAAGTTTGAGTCTCGTGGTTTCTTATTTTAATAACCTCCTCGTCGCCATATTTTTTAGTTTGAGTGGGTATTACTTGCGATAAATGATAGTAATCCATATTATTTATAATTAAATATAAGAGCAAAAGTACTCTTTTTTTGCTTAACTTTGTGTAAAGTTTATAATTTATGGATATAGATACACTATATTATGATGCTATAGATACTCTTAAGCATTTGATTTCAATTCCTTCGTTTAGTAGGAGTGAAGATGAGGCAGCTGATTTCTTGGAAGAATATCTTAAGAAGTTAGGATTGAATCCTAAAAGGAAAGGAAATAACTTATGGGTTGCTTCGAAGTATTGGAACAATAATAAACCAACCATATTATTAAATTCGCATATTGATACGGTTAAGCCAGTGGCGGGCTGGACTAAAGATCCTTTGTTGCCATTGGAGCAAGACGGTAAACTTTATGGTTTGGGAAGTAATGATGCAGGAGCTTCTTTAGTGTCGTTGCTTTCTGCCTTTAGAAAATTAACAAGTAAAGAGCAGGCTAATAATTTTATATTGCTAATTTCTTGCGAGGAAGAAGTGTCGGGGAGTAATGGAATTGAGAGTGTTCTCTCAGAATTACCGGAAATTTCTTTTGCTGTAGTCGGAGAACCCACTAATATGCAGCCAGCAATAGCCGAAAAAGGATTAATGGTTTTAGATGGAATAGTTAGAGGAAGGTCTGGACACGCTGCCCGCAACGAAGGCGAAAATGCAATATATAAAGCAATGCCCATTATAAGATGGTTTGAAGAACTTGGTTTTCCTAAATATAGTGATTTGTTGGGGCCAGTAAAAACAACAGTTACTATGATAAAGTCGGGAACTCAACATAATGTTATACCTGATGTTTGTGAGTTTACTGTTGATGTACGAACTAATGAGTTTTATTCTAATAAAGAACTGTTTGAAGATATAGCAGCTCGTTGTAATTGTGAAATAAACGCTCGTTCGTATAGGCTCAACTCTTCAAGCATCTCCCAAAATCATCTTTTTGTAGAAAGAGCAAACATATTGGGATTGAAACCTTTTGGTTCGCCTACATTGTCAGACCAAGCATTGATGACCTTTCCTTCGTTGAAGATAGGTCCTGGAGACTCTTCTCGGTCTCATACCGCCGATGAGTTTATATATCTTTCGGAAATAAGAGAAGCTATAGACTTATATGTAAAGCTATTAGATAATTTAGTTTCATGAAGATTTTATTTCTCAAACATAAAGATATAGATAAGGTTAAGTACGACGAAGCGATAAATAAGTCATTGAATGGAACTGTTTATGCTTTGTCGTGGTATTTAGATGTGGTTTCTCCTAATTGGAAACTTCTTGCTACCGAGAACTACTCGTATGTTATGCCGTTACCTTGCAAAACTAAATTCGGACTGACTTATGTATTGCAACCTTTAATGTGTCAACAATTAGGGCTTTTCTCATCTTTGGAAATAAATAAAGGAATATTGAGTTCCTTTTTGAAAAAGGTTCCTGCGCTTTATTGTGAAATGTATCTAAATTGTGCGAATGTTTTTGATGATGGACTTAATCTTAGAGATAATTATATTCTTGACTTAAATAAAAGTTATGAAGAAATAAAGAGTAATTATAAAAAAAGCACAAGGAGTAGACTAAATCAAATACCAACCAATAGGTTACAAATAGATAAACAACTCGATTCGTCTGTTTTTTTTGATTTTGTAGAGAATAATTCACCTTATTATAAAGGGAAGGTGTTTAATATTATGAAAGCAATACTTAAGGAAGCAGATATTAGGTCGAAATCTATTCTTTGGGGTGTTAAGGAAATGGATACAGATGAGTTGTTGGCTGCAGCGGCATTTCTGAGATGGAATAAGTGTATTTACTATGTAGTTGCGGTTGCGACAGATAGAGGTAGAAAATTGCAGGCTCCACGTTACTTGTTGGATAGATTTTTTTATGAATATTCAGACAATGATATAGTATTCGACTTTGAGGGTTCTACTATAGCGTCTGTTGCCGAATTTTATAAAAGTTTTGGTGCAAAACTAAGCCCTTATACTGTTTTTAAGAAAAAAATCTTTCTCTAATTAATCTTTTTAATAAATGAACAGTCAAACATTTAACATTGGTAAGTGTTTATGCTTTGTTTGTATAAAGTAAATGATTAAAAAAGTTCTTTTTATAAATGCTTCAAATGTTAATTTTAACTTAAAACGATTGCTTTTTTACACTTAAGGCAATTTGTTAAAAAGTTTTGGTTTTTGAATCTGTTTTTTTTTAGTTTTTTGGGTAAATGTTAAACAAAAAAAAACTTACTTTGTTTCAATAATTAGAAGAAGTAAAGAAAATAATGAAAAAGTCTGCTATATGGTTACTTGTTGGAGTAATGGTTTTCGCCTTTACAGGGCTTCTGTATTTGCAGACCAATTATATTCGTATTATTCTAACAACTCAAGAAGATCAGTTTAAAGAAGCTGTTCGGCGAAGTTTATATCAGGTGTCTCGTAATTTGGAGTTAGATGAGGCGGGACAACTACTCTTGGGTAAGTACTCATATTACGGGCAAAATAAATCGACAAATGCTATTACTAAAGGTTTGTCGGGAAGTGTTGATTTTAGTGTGAATGTGGATTCGTTGCCTGATATTGTACCAGGTTTTGGAAAAAGCGATACGCGAACATCTGCAAAAACAATAAAAGACTTTCAAGACGATTTTTTGTACGCCCAAAATATGGTTGAAGAGCTGATGATAAGGTCGCGCAAGGGTTATGAAAGACCGATAGGAGAAAGAATAGATTATCAGAAGTTAGAAACTTATATTCAATCGGAATTGACAAACAATAATATGGCGATACCTTTTTCGTTTATGGTAATGGATAAGGATAAGAATGTTGTTTATAAAAGTCCAGATTATAATCTTGAAAACAAAAAGAATGTATACTCCCAAATACTGTTTCCCAAAGATCCTGCTAATAAGTTGTATACACTTTTAGTAGCTTTCCCAACTCAAAATAAATATGTATTAAATTCTATTAGTTTTATAATACCTTCAGTTTTGTTTACGGTGGTTTTGTTGGTGGTTTTTCTTTTTACTGTATATATAATATTCCGACAAAGACGTTTGTCCGAAATAAAAACAGACTTTATTAACAATATGACCCATGAGCTTAAAACTCCGGTGGCAAGTATTTCTTTGGCGGCACAAACGATGAATGATGCTGATGTTAATAATTCACCAAGATTAATGGAGCATGCAAAGAAAGTAATTAACGATGAAAGTAAGCGTTTAGGATTTCTTGTGGAAAAAGTATTGCAGATGTCGTTGTTTGAAGATAGGGCTATCGAGTTTAAGATGGCAAAATTAGATGTGAATGATTTAATAACAAGTATAGCTTCGACTTTCGCTCTTCGAGTAGAGAATACTGGGGGAACGTTAGATATAGACTTGGAAGCTTTGGAATCTACAATAGTTGTTGATAAAATGCATTTTACTAATGTTTTATTTAATCTTATGGAAAATGCAGTTAAATATAGACGGCAAGATGTACCGCTTGAACTTATGATAAGAACTCTAAACGTAGGAGAAAAGGTACAGGTAAGAATCGAAGATAACGGAACTGGCATACGGAAAGAAAGTCTGAAAAAGATTTTTGACCGATTCTATCGTGTTCCTACGGGTAATAGACATGATGTTAAAGGTTTTGGCTTAGGCTTAGCTTATGTGAAACGCATCATTACAGAGCTTGGAGGAACGATTAAGGCAGAAAGTGAATATGGAGAAGGTACTACATTTATTATTAGTATACCTTATATTTAGAAAAAGATTAATTGTTAAATAAGAAAGTTATGGAAGAAAAGATTAAAATCTTCATGTGTGAAGATGATGAAAATTTAGGAATGTTGTTAAGAGAGTATTTGCAGGC belongs to Dysgonomonadaceae bacterium PH5-43 and includes:
- a CDS encoding two-component system phosphate regulon sensor histidine kinase PhoR (product_source=KO:K07636; cath_funfam=1.10.287.130,3.30.565.10; cog=COG0642; ko=KO:K07636; pfam=PF00512,PF02518; smart=SM00387,SM00388; superfamily=47384,55874; transmembrane_helix_parts=Outside_1_3,TMhelix_4_23,Inside_24_229,TMhelix_230_252,Outside_253_488); amino-acid sequence: MKKSAIWLLVGVMVFAFTGLLYLQTNYIRIILTTQEDQFKEAVRRSLYQVSRNLELDEAGQLLLGKYSYYGQNKSTNAITKGLSGSVDFSVNVDSLPDIVPGFGKSDTRTSAKTIKDFQDDFLYAQNMVEELMIRSRKGYERPIGERIDYQKLETYIQSELTNNNMAIPFSFMVMDKDKNVVYKSPDYNLENKKNVYSQILFPKDPANKLYTLLVAFPTQNKYVLNSISFIIPSVLFTVVLLVVFLFTVYIIFRQRRLSEIKTDFINNMTHELKTPVASISLAAQTMNDADVNNSPRLMEHAKKVINDESKRLGFLVEKVLQMSLFEDRAIEFKMAKLDVNDLITSIASTFALRVENTGGTLDIDLEALESTIVVDKMHFTNVLFNLMENAVKYRRQDVPLELMIRTLNVGEKVQVRIEDNGTGIRKESLKKIFDRFYRVPTGNRHDVKGFGLGLAYVKRIITELGGTIKAESEYGEGTTFIISIPYI
- a CDS encoding acetylornithine deacetylase (product_source=KO:K01438; cath_funfam=3.40.630.10; cog=COG0624; ko=KO:K01438; pfam=PF01546,PF07687; superfamily=53187), whose product is MDIDTLYYDAIDTLKHLISIPSFSRSEDEAADFLEEYLKKLGLNPKRKGNNLWVASKYWNNNKPTILLNSHIDTVKPVAGWTKDPLLPLEQDGKLYGLGSNDAGASLVSLLSAFRKLTSKEQANNFILLISCEEEVSGSNGIESVLSELPEISFAVVGEPTNMQPAIAEKGLMVLDGIVRGRSGHAARNEGENAIYKAMPIIRWFEELGFPKYSDLLGPVKTTVTMIKSGTQHNVIPDVCEFTVDVRTNEFYSNKELFEDIAARCNCEINARSYRLNSSSISQNHLFVERANILGLKPFGSPTLSDQALMTFPSLKIGPGDSSRSHTADEFIYLSEIREAIDLYVKLLDNLVS
- a CDS encoding long-chain acyl-CoA synthetase (product_source=KO:K01897; cath_funfam=2.30.38.10,3.30.300.30,3.40.50.980; cog=COG1022; ko=KO:K01897; pfam=PF00501; superfamily=56801), which codes for MDYYHLSQVIPTQTKKYGDEEVIKIRNHETQTWHSISWNELNKKVNTVAEALCHIGVKPEHNIGIYSQNTAECIYVDFGAFANKAVMIPMYATSSVPQVEYIINDAEIEILFVGEQWQYNNAYQVLKNSKFLKQLIIIDPKVKLAEDDKTSMFFEQFCSPKNRNSQDMISVEKRRKEVKAEDTAHIIYTSGTTGEPKGVVITHSNYLAVMRTHDIRLNYLPKRFSSVCFLPMTHIFEKAWSIYCLHRGCSLAISFDPKEIQTYIKELRPQAMCSVPRFWEKVYAGVQDKINSSGPILRAIFIDAIKTGKKHNLEYRNKGIKAPWLLRTKFNFYNKTVFNMLKKVIGIENGLIFPTAGAALSDKINIFLQSVNIPIIYGYGLTETTATVCCFPNIGFELGTVGKIMPDTEVRIGEDNEIQVRAASVMKEYYKKPEATAAAFTSDGFFRTGDAGYITENDGIVLTERIKDLYKTSNGKYIAPQQIEGRLMNDKYIDTAIAIGDQRKYVTALIIPAVDEVKAFADKNNIAYSSTEELYKHPKVQELFEKQIGDMQNEFASYEQIKRFALLAEPFTIEGGELTNTLKMKRTFIADKFKDVIDKMYED
- a CDS encoding hypothetical protein (product_source=Hypo-rule applied; superfamily=55729), with translation MKILFLKHKDIDKVKYDEAINKSLNGTVYALSWYLDVVSPNWKLLATENYSYVMPLPCKTKFGLTYVLQPLMCQQLGLFSSLEINKGILSSFLKKVPALYCEMYLNCANVFDDGLNLRDNYILDLNKSYEEIKSNYKKSTRSRLNQIPTNRLQIDKQLDSSVFFDFVENNSPYYKGKVFNIMKAILKEADIRSKSILWGVKEMDTDELLAAAAFLRWNKCIYYVVAVATDRGRKLQAPRYLLDRFFYEYSDNDIVFDFEGSTIASVAEFYKSFGAKLSPYTVFKKKIFL